The nucleotide sequence GTCACGAGGCTGCCGGCCCCCAGAAACACGCCGGAGCGCAGCACGGCGCCGTCGAGGACGATCGAGCCCATGCCGATCAGGCAGCCGGACTCGATGGTGCAGGCGTGGAGGATGCAGTTGTGGCCGACCGTGACGTCCTCGCCGACGATCGTCGCGCGGCCCTCGGGGAGCTCGCGGTTCGGCGCCGTCACGTGGATCACCGTGCCGTCCTGGATGTTGGTGCGCGCGCCGATGCGGATTCGGTTCACGTCGCCCCGGATCGACGACATCGGCCACACGGAGACGTCGTCGCCGAGCACCACGTCGCCGATGACGACGGACTCCGGCGCGATGTACACGTTCGCACCGAGGTTGGGTTCGATTCCTTTGTAGGTTCGGGTCGGCATCGCGTGTCCTGAGTCGGAGGTTCGCACAACACAGTAGCTCCCTCTCCCCCACGTGTGGGGGAGAGGGCGGGGTGAGGGGGCGCCTGAAACAGCGCCATTCTTCGCGAGGCCCCTCACCCCTTCCCTCTCCCCGCAAGCGGGGAGAGGGGGTCGAAAATGCGCGACGAACTCTATAGCTCGCGGCTCTAGCGCATCGTCACGAACTCTTCCGCGCTCGTCGGGTGGATCGCCACGGTGTTGTCGAAGTCGCTCTTCGTCGCGCCCATCTTCACCGC is from Sulfurifustis variabilis and encodes:
- a CDS encoding gamma carbonic anhydrase family protein, coding for MPTRTYKGIEPNLGANVYIAPESVVIGDVVLGDDVSVWPMSSIRGDVNRIRIGARTNIQDGTVIHVTAPNRELPEGRATIVGEDVTVGHNCILHACTIESGCLIGMGSIVLDGAVLRSGVFLGAGSLVTEGKELEGGYLWIGRPAKKARELTDAERAWFEQSARHYVKLKNDYLK